The genomic stretch GCGATCTCCATGTCGATGAAGAACAGGTACTTCCCCATGCCCCGGCGGGACGGCCGCGACTCGATCCGGGTCAGATTGATCCCGCGCCGGGCGAAGACCGCGAGGATATCGGCAAGGAGCCCGACCCGGTCGAGTTCGGGATCGACGAGGAGGCTGCACTTCGTGGCTCCTGCGCTCCCGCGGGGGAGAGCGAATATCTCGACGAACCGGGTGGTGTTCTCCCTGCTGTTCTGGACGTCCCGGACGGCAATCGGGAGGCCGTAGATCCGTGCCGCCGTCTCCGAGACGACTGCGCCGGCGTGCTCGTCCTTCTGCATCGCCATCGCGCTTGCCGCATTGCTGCTCGTGTGCACGACCTCCACCCCGAGGCTCTCGAGGAGGACGGAGCACTGTTCGTGCGTCTGCGGGTGCGCGTAGACGACCGAGAGGCGTCCGGGATCTCCCCGGGCCGCGAGGTGGTGCCGGACGGGCATGTAGGCCTCTCCGGTTATCGAGACATCGAACTCCATCAGTCCCTGGAGCGTCTCCCCCACGCCGCCCGCCTCCGAGTTCTCGATCGGCACGAGCCCTTTTGCTCCTCCGGCCGCCACGCGCTTGATGATGCTGCGGATGGTCGACAGGAGTTCGATATCGTCCCCGTAGAGCCTGACCGCGAGTTCGTGGCTGAATGTTCCCGCCGGCCCGAGCGTTGCGACGGTCATCGGCTCACCACGTGGTTGATGAGGTCGTCCGTCTCTTCCGTCGCCGCCGCGAGATACGAGGCGTAGTGTCCGGCATTCTCGGCAAAAAACGCCCTGAACCGTTCGTCATCCCGGGACTCGATGATCTCGCGGAGCGTCCGGACAGCCTCCTCGAACCTGCCGAGCACCTCCGGCACGGCCGGGTTCATCTGGAGGATGTCGCCGTAGAGCCCCGCATCCTGAGCGAGGAGTCGTCCGACGAGGCCCATCTCGATCCGGTAGACCGGGCTCGTGAACGCGAGGGTCTCTCCGACGTCGGCGCCGGTCCGGCGGATCGCCTCCGCCTTTGCAAGCGTTCCGAAGTGGGTGAGCCCCTGGATCACCGCCATCATCCGGTCGTGGTCTTCCGGTGTCGAGAGGGTGATCGCCGCTCCCTGGTCGCGGAAGACGGAGAGGAGCCCTTCAAGGGTCTCCGGGCGGCACCGGGCCGGGGTCGCGACGATCGTCTGGCCCCGGAGCGATGTGGCGCCCGGCCCGAACATCGGGTGAAGCCCGATCACCTCCGCACGGGAGGCGAGCATCGCCCGGACGGGTTCGACCTTGAGGGAGGTGAGGTCGCAGAAGACCTGCTCTTCCGAGAGGAACGGAATGACCTCGAGGATCACCCCGACAGTGGCGCGGATGGGGACCGATACCATGACGAGATCTGCCATCTCCACGACATCCCGGTTGGTGAGGGAGGTCTTCGTCCCGGAGACGATCGTCTCCCACCCGGCGGCCTCGAAGACCCCGG from Methanoculleus chikugoensis encodes the following:
- a CDS encoding prephenate dehydratase, which codes for MTVATLGPAGTFSHELAVRLYGDDIELLSTIRSIIKRVAAGGAKGLVPIENSEAGGVGETLQGLMEFDVSITGEAYMPVRHHLAARGDPGRLSVVYAHPQTHEQCSVLLESLGVEVVHTSSNAASAMAMQKDEHAGAVVSETAARIYGLPIAVRDVQNSRENTTRFVEIFALPRGSAGATKCSLLVDPELDRVGLLADILAVFARRGINLTRIESRPSRRGMGKYLFFIDMEIAAGWREAKEELKSMTAVRELGCYARMEVPEI
- a CDS encoding prephenate dehydrogenase/arogenate dehydrogenase family protein; its protein translation is MLAGIIGGTGQMGRFFAGVFEAAGWETIVSGTKTSLTNRDVVEMADLVMVSVPIRATVGVILEVIPFLSEEQVFCDLTSLKVEPVRAMLASRAEVIGLHPMFGPGATSLRGQTIVATPARCRPETLEGLLSVFRDQGAAITLSTPEDHDRMMAVIQGLTHFGTLAKAEAIRRTGADVGETLAFTSPVYRIEMGLVGRLLAQDAGLYGDILQMNPAVPEVLGRFEEAVRTLREIIESRDDERFRAFFAENAGHYASYLAAATEETDDLINHVVSR